Proteins from one Caretta caretta isolate rCarCar2 chromosome 12, rCarCar1.hap1, whole genome shotgun sequence genomic window:
- the HSBP1 gene encoding heat shock factor-binding protein 1: MAETDPKTVQDLTAVVQTLLQQMQDKFQTMSDQIIGRIDDMSCRIDDLEKNIADLMTQAGVEELEGENKMPATHKS; the protein is encoded by the exons ATGGCCGAGACTGACCCCAAGACCGTGCAGGATCTCACCGCCGTG GTACAGACACTGCTTCAACAGATGCAAGACAAATTTCAGACCATGTCTGACCAGATTATTGGAAGAA TTGATGACATGAGTTGTCGCATTGATGACCTGGAGAAAAACATTGCAGACCTCATGACACAAGCAGGAGTGGAAGAACTGGAAGGAGAGAACAAGATGCCTGCTACTCACAAGAGTTAA